A genomic stretch from Anaerolinea thermophila UNI-1 includes:
- a CDS encoding glycoside hydrolase family 5 protein yields MEIKTGNLRFVDEYGRTLILRGVNLAGSSKVPYPKGATYRREGFFDHRNVSFIGRPFPLEQAREHFQRLKTWGFTFLRFLVTWEAIEHAGPGIYDEAYLEYIHEVLRIAAEYEIRVFIDPHQDVWSRFTGGDGAPGWTLEIVGFDLTRLHDTGAAIVHALHGDPFPKMIWPTNAHKLAAATMYALFFAGKDLAPQTTIEGESAQEFLQRHYIAAIRKVAHTLKDLPNVVGFDTMNEPAKGYIGVKDLRNCCGRLRFGDFPTPLQSMLLASGIPQEVHIWDIDLRGNRRVGKRLLNPRGVRLWKEGFEDIWRINGIWDYGPDGTPRLLRPHHFYEKDGHVFDFNQDFYRPFANRFAREIREEMPEAIIFLETEPSSPAPRWGADDVQNIVYAPHWYDSITLILKEYYPWIGVDFFTEKLIFGKKAIQRSFRQQLHRYIEEAQQYLMGCPVLIGEVGIPFDLSRKRAFRTGDYSAQIQAMNRSLRALEENLLSYTIWNYTPDNDREHGDQWNDEDLSIFSRDDQKNPTDIHSGGRALESVLRPYPIATAGDPVALSFDIRTKVFEYTFKPNVSISMPTELYVPQYQYPNGFTVEAPHARLEILPGEQKVKVWVTQSGEAYRLRIFPIR; encoded by the coding sequence ATGGAGATCAAGACAGGAAATCTACGGTTTGTGGATGAATACGGACGAACACTCATACTGCGCGGTGTAAATCTGGCTGGGAGCAGTAAAGTTCCCTATCCCAAAGGTGCCACCTATCGGCGGGAAGGCTTCTTTGACCATCGCAATGTGTCGTTTATCGGACGTCCTTTCCCACTGGAACAAGCCCGGGAGCACTTTCAGCGTCTTAAGACGTGGGGATTTACTTTTCTGAGATTTCTGGTCACCTGGGAAGCCATAGAACATGCAGGACCAGGAATCTACGACGAAGCCTATCTGGAATACATTCATGAGGTCCTGCGCATCGCCGCAGAGTACGAGATACGGGTTTTCATTGACCCCCATCAGGATGTCTGGTCTCGCTTTACCGGTGGAGATGGCGCCCCCGGCTGGACGCTGGAAATAGTGGGTTTTGACCTGACCCGCCTGCACGACACCGGTGCGGCGATTGTGCATGCCCTCCATGGCGATCCCTTCCCTAAAATGATCTGGCCCACCAATGCCCACAAACTGGCTGCCGCAACCATGTATGCGCTTTTCTTTGCGGGGAAGGACCTGGCGCCTCAAACGACCATTGAGGGGGAATCGGCACAGGAATTTTTACAACGGCATTATATCGCCGCCATACGAAAAGTGGCACATACTTTGAAAGATTTACCCAACGTCGTAGGCTTTGATACCATGAACGAGCCTGCAAAAGGTTATATTGGGGTCAAAGACCTGCGGAACTGTTGCGGACGCCTGCGTTTTGGAGATTTTCCCACCCCACTGCAATCCATGTTGCTGGCTTCTGGAATTCCACAGGAAGTGCACATTTGGGATATTGACCTGCGTGGAAACCGTCGTGTTGGTAAACGTTTACTCAATCCCCGAGGAGTACGTTTGTGGAAAGAAGGGTTTGAGGATATCTGGAGAATCAATGGCATTTGGGATTATGGTCCTGATGGCACACCGCGCCTACTGCGTCCACATCATTTTTACGAGAAAGACGGCCACGTCTTTGACTTCAACCAGGACTTCTATCGCCCCTTTGCCAACCGCTTTGCACGTGAAATTCGAGAAGAAATGCCAGAGGCAATCATTTTTCTTGAAACAGAACCTTCCAGCCCCGCACCGAGATGGGGAGCAGATGACGTTCAGAATATTGTCTATGCGCCACACTGGTATGATAGTATCACTCTCATTTTGAAAGAATACTACCCCTGGATTGGTGTGGATTTCTTTACTGAAAAGTTAATTTTTGGAAAAAAAGCCATCCAGCGCTCTTTCCGCCAGCAACTTCACCGGTATATCGAAGAAGCGCAACAGTACTTAATGGGTTGTCCGGTGCTGATTGGCGAAGTGGGCATTCCTTTTGATTTGTCCAGGAAACGTGCCTTTCGAACCGGGGATTACTCCGCGCAAATTCAAGCCATGAATCGTTCACTGCGAGCGCTGGAAGAGAATCTGCTATCGTACACCATCTGGAACTACACCCCGGACAACGACCGCGAACATGGAGATCAATGGAACGATGAAGACCTCTCTATCTTCAGCCGTGATGACCAGAAGAACCCCACTGACATCCATTCCGGTGGAAGAGCGCTGGAATCCGTGTTGAGGCCCTACCCAATTGCCACTGCCGGAGACCCGGTTGCTCTCTCCTTTGATATTCGCACTAAAGTGTTTGAATATACCTTCAAACCCAATGTATCTATTTCCATGCCCACCGAGTTGTATGTTCCCCAATATCAATACCCCAACGGATTTACGGTGGAAGCCCCCCATGCCCGGCTGGAGATCCTTCCTGGGGAACAAAAAGTAAAGGTATGGGTCACACAATCCGGAGAAGCCTACCGTTTGAGAATTTTCCCCATCCGTTAA
- a CDS encoding succinate dehydrogenase iron-sulfur subunit — protein MQVKLRVFRFDPERDQKPRYDTFIMDVDPNDRVLDLLEYIKADFDPTLALRRSCAHGVCGSDAMRVNGRNYLACKVLVKNLNADTITVEPLLGLRVIKDLIVDMGPFFENYRSVLPYLINDEPLPEDGKERLQSPEQQLRFEDTTKCILCAACTTSCPSFWADDRYVGPAAIVNAHRFIFDSRDRAAEKRLNILNEQMGVWRCRTAFNCTEACPREIHITQAIAEVKKAIITGKIE, from the coding sequence ATGCAGGTCAAATTGCGTGTTTTCCGCTTCGACCCGGAACGGGATCAAAAGCCCCGTTATGATACCTTTATCATGGACGTGGACCCCAATGACCGGGTTTTGGATTTGCTTGAATACATCAAAGCCGATTTTGACCCCACCCTTGCCCTGCGCCGCTCATGCGCGCATGGAGTGTGTGGTTCCGATGCCATGCGTGTCAACGGGCGTAATTATCTGGCATGTAAGGTCCTGGTGAAAAACCTCAATGCCGACACCATCACGGTTGAACCGCTCCTGGGATTGCGGGTCATCAAAGACTTAATTGTGGACATGGGACCCTTCTTTGAGAATTACCGCTCTGTCTTGCCTTATCTGATCAACGATGAGCCTCTTCCTGAGGATGGGAAAGAGCGCCTCCAATCCCCGGAACAGCAACTGCGCTTTGAGGACACCACCAAGTGCATCCTCTGCGCGGCATGCACCACTTCCTGCCCGTCTTTCTGGGCAGATGACCGCTATGTGGGACCGGCGGCAATCGTCAACGCGCATCGTTTTATCTTTGATAGTCGTGATCGCGCCGCCGAAAAACGTCTGAATATCCTTAACGAGCAAATGGGGGTGTGGCGCTGCCGTACGGCGTTCAACTGTACAGAAGCCTGTCCGCGGGAGATTCACATTACCCAGGCCATTGCTGAAGTCAAGAAAGCCATTATTACCGGGAAAATTGAGTAG
- a CDS encoding FAD-dependent oxidoreductase, whose protein sequence is MENLHQYDVIVVGGGGAGLMAAMYASRTAKTAVISKLYPVRSHTGAAQGGIGAALGNLEEDRPEWHTFDTVKGSDYLGDQDAIEFMCNEAVQAVYDLEHMGLPFSRTADGRIAQRPFGGHTNNVTGKPVRRSCYAADRTGHMILQTLYQQCIKNQIVFYDEFQVMDVLIRDGKVAGVVAVELATGELHVFQAKAVIIATGGHGRMWEITSNAYAYTGDGAAVVARRGIPLEDMEFFQFHPTGIYKLGILITEAVRGEGGILFNAKGERFMEKYAPRIKDLASRDVVSRAMYLETRAGNDVNGQRFFYLDVTPETVNKYAELDGRTRPDGTPYRVTAEEIRSKIPDITDFCITYLGIDPTKQPIPVQPTAHYAMGGIPTNKFGEVVIDSNNTVLPGLYAAGEVACVSVHGANRLGTNSLVDLIVFGKHSGLRAAEYALGADFTPLPDDPTAFVREQIERLRNGSGKERAAQIGRELRSTMFDLVGVFRTEEGLTQAMEKIQELRARFREVRVADSGKVFNMELMQTWELGNLLDLALVTTRSALERRESRGAHARDDYPARDDVNWLKHTLAWLEGDSVRLDYKPVVITKYQPKERTY, encoded by the coding sequence ATGGAAAACCTTCATCAGTATGATGTGATTGTGGTGGGTGGTGGTGGTGCCGGGTTAATGGCTGCGATGTATGCTTCACGCACGGCAAAAACGGCAGTGATCAGTAAACTCTATCCGGTGCGTTCGCATACGGGAGCGGCACAAGGGGGCATTGGCGCCGCCTTGGGCAATCTGGAAGAAGACCGCCCTGAGTGGCACACCTTTGATACGGTCAAGGGCTCGGACTACCTGGGCGATCAGGATGCCATTGAGTTTATGTGCAACGAAGCCGTGCAGGCAGTCTATGACCTTGAGCATATGGGATTGCCTTTTTCCCGAACCGCCGATGGACGTATTGCGCAACGTCCCTTTGGGGGACACACCAACAACGTGACCGGCAAGCCGGTGCGCCGTTCCTGCTACGCCGCTGACCGCACCGGACACATGATTCTGCAAACCCTTTATCAGCAGTGCATCAAGAACCAGATTGTCTTCTATGATGAATTTCAGGTCATGGATGTGCTGATCCGCGATGGCAAGGTGGCGGGAGTGGTGGCTGTGGAACTGGCGACCGGCGAACTGCACGTCTTTCAGGCAAAAGCCGTCATCATTGCTACCGGCGGGCATGGGCGCATGTGGGAAATCACTTCCAACGCTTATGCCTACACAGGCGACGGCGCCGCGGTGGTTGCCCGCCGCGGTATTCCTCTGGAGGATATGGAATTTTTCCAGTTCCATCCTACCGGCATCTATAAACTGGGCATTCTCATCACCGAAGCGGTGCGCGGCGAAGGGGGGATTTTGTTCAACGCCAAAGGGGAACGCTTCATGGAGAAATACGCCCCGCGCATCAAGGATCTGGCGTCCCGCGACGTGGTCAGCCGTGCCATGTATCTGGAGACTCGCGCCGGTAACGATGTCAACGGACAGCGCTTCTTCTACCTGGATGTCACCCCTGAAACGGTGAATAAGTATGCTGAACTGGACGGGCGTACCCGCCCGGATGGCACACCTTACCGGGTGACTGCCGAGGAAATCCGCAGTAAGATTCCCGATATTACCGATTTCTGCATCACCTACCTGGGGATTGATCCTACCAAACAACCGATTCCGGTACAGCCGACTGCCCACTATGCTATGGGAGGCATTCCCACCAATAAGTTTGGCGAGGTAGTCATTGACTCCAACAACACTGTCTTGCCGGGCTTGTATGCCGCGGGGGAGGTGGCTTGTGTGTCAGTGCATGGGGCGAACCGTCTGGGAACGAACTCGCTGGTGGACTTAATCGTCTTTGGCAAACATTCCGGCTTGCGCGCCGCCGAGTACGCGCTGGGTGCTGATTTTACACCCTTACCTGATGATCCAACTGCTTTTGTAAGGGAACAAATTGAGCGCCTGCGCAATGGCAGCGGTAAGGAACGCGCCGCACAGATTGGACGGGAACTGCGCTCGACCATGTTTGATTTGGTTGGTGTATTCCGCACTGAAGAAGGACTGACGCAGGCAATGGAGAAAATTCAGGAACTGCGTGCCCGCTTCCGCGAAGTGCGGGTTGCCGATTCGGGCAAGGTGTTCAACATGGAATTGATGCAAACCTGGGAACTGGGGAACTTGCTGGATCTGGCGCTGGTGACCACCCGTTCGGCGCTCGAACGTCGGGAAAGCCGTGGCGCTCATGCCCGCGATGATTACCCGGCGCGGGACGATGTCAACTGGTTGAAGCACACTCTTGCCTGGCTTGAGGGCGACTCAGTGCGCCTGGATTACAAGCCTGTGGTGATTACCAAATACCAGCCTAAGGAGCGGACTTACTAG
- a CDS encoding succinate dehydrogenase, hydrophobic membrane anchor protein has protein sequence MTTTTRPVKVKRTFEQTAWLWMRYSAFLLIPLAWGHMILQDVVVGVHSITSEYAIQRIANLGWKIYDIFLLGFAFAHGMNGVRQVVRDYIRNPKTFQIVSIVLLVVWFVITLMGAIALLAINQPIGG, from the coding sequence ATGACAACGACGACTCGACCAGTAAAAGTCAAACGAACGTTTGAGCAAACCGCATGGCTGTGGATGCGTTACAGTGCCTTCCTGCTCATCCCGTTGGCTTGGGGGCATATGATTCTCCAGGATGTGGTCGTAGGAGTCCACAGCATAACTTCAGAGTATGCCATTCAACGTATTGCCAACCTGGGATGGAAGATTTATGACATTTTCCTGCTAGGGTTTGCCTTTGCTCATGGCATGAATGGCGTAAGGCAGGTGGTTCGGGACTATATTCGCAATCCAAAAACTTTCCAGATTGTTAGTATTGTCTTGCTGGTGGTCTGGTTTGTCATTACCTTGATGGGAGCCATTGCTTTGCTGGCGATTAACCAACCCATTGGAGGATGA
- the sdhC gene encoding succinate dehydrogenase, cytochrome b556 subunit yields MSSMKTTLEGYASYRGREGHWSFLLHRITGLGVVLFLAIHIVDTSFVYFAPQLYDEVLNVYRSTIFGLGEIALVFCLFFHGVNGLRIAYLDLFAPQNWTIEKTRRSTYVALIVTLVLWLPSAGYMLYKLLYHNYGLFGG; encoded by the coding sequence ATGTCATCCATGAAGACCACCCTGGAGGGCTATGCCAGTTACCGGGGTCGGGAAGGTCACTGGTCATTCCTGCTTCATCGTATTACGGGTTTGGGGGTCGTTCTCTTCCTGGCGATTCACATTGTAGATACTTCGTTTGTCTATTTTGCGCCGCAGTTGTACGATGAGGTGCTGAATGTGTATCGCTCCACCATTTTTGGCTTGGGTGAAATTGCCCTGGTGTTCTGCCTTTTTTTCCATGGTGTAAACGGGCTGCGTATTGCTTACCTGGACTTATTTGCCCCGCAAAACTGGACTATAGAGAAGACCCGCCGATCGACCTATGTTGCCCTCATCGTCACCCTGGTGTTGTGGCTGCCATCTGCGGGCTATATGCTGTATAAGTTGCTGTATCACAATTATGGGTTGTTCGGGGGATAG